A genome region from Prionailurus bengalensis isolate Pbe53 chromosome B4, Fcat_Pben_1.1_paternal_pri, whole genome shotgun sequence includes the following:
- the IL2RB gene encoding LOW QUALITY PROTEIN: interleukin-2 receptor subunit beta (The sequence of the model RefSeq protein was modified relative to this genomic sequence to represent the inferred CDS: deleted 1 base in 1 codon), protein MDVMAAPGLPWCLSLLVLFLPLAIPRASTAVNDPSKLACFYNSKANISCVWSWDGDLQATSCRIHAKPDQRSWNKSCELLPMGSASWACYLILGSPDTQSLTSADTVDMRVTCHEGERWRVLMTQKFKPFENLRLMAPDSLQVTHVGTHRCNITWEVRQSSHYIERYLEFEARKRSPGHSWEEASLLTLAQNQQWICLETLTPDTQYELQVRVRPQLGKNEAWSSWSQPLAFRTRPAAPGKEAVPFPWLGHIIMGVSSAFGFIISVYLLANCRYIGPWLKKVLKCHIPDPSEFFSQLKSVHGGDFQKWLSSPFPSSSFSPNTPAPEISPLEVLDRDAKATQLLLLQQEKVPSSSSAETSGHSLTSCFTNQGYFFFHLPDALEIEACQVYFTYDPCTEEPDEAGPGAPAGSLLPPLLPPPGEEDAYCTFLLGGPGPPNTAPGGTGAHDKKLAPSLQEGAPRDWAPRPPMSPPPGAPEPVDIQPPLEGSVEGAREEGPGPGPGPGEGVRVSFPWASPPGQGQLRAPASCLTLNTDAYLSLQELQDQDPARSG, encoded by the exons ATGGATGTGATGGCGGCTCCTGGTCTGCCCTGGTGTCTGTCCCTCCTtgtcctcttcctgcccctggcCATCCCTCGGGCATCCACAGCGGTGAACG ACCCCTCCAAGCTCGCGTGTTTCTACAACTCAAAAGCCAACATCTCCTGCGTCTGGAGCTGGGATGGCGACCTACAGGCCACATCCTGTAGGATCCACGCTAAGCCGGATCAACG GTCTTGGAACAAATCCTGTGAGCTGCTTCCGATGGGATCGGCCTCCTGGGCCTGTTACCTGATCCTTGGATCCCCAGAT actcagagtctgacttcggctgacaCCGTGGACATGAGGGTGACGTGCCACgaaggggagaggtggagggtgCTGATGACCCAGAAATTCAAGCCCTTTGAGAACC TTCGCCTGATGGCCCCCGACTCCCTCCAAGTCACCCACGTAGGGACCCACAGATGCAACATAACCTGGGAAGTTCGCCAGTCCTCCCACTACATTGAAAGATACCTGGAGTTTGAGGCCCGGAAAAGATCCCCAGGCCACAGCTGGGAG GAGGCCTCCCTGCTGACCCTCGCGCAGAACCAGCAATGGATTTGCCTGGAGACCCTCACTCCAGACACCCAGTATGAACTTCAAGTGCGGGTCAGGCCCCAGCTGGGC AAAAACGAGGCTTGGAGCTCCTGGAGCCAGCCCCTGGCCTTCAGGACGAGGCCCGCAG CCCCAGGGAAGGAGGCTGTGCCCTTTCCTTGGCTGGGCCACATCATCATGGGCGTCAGCAGTGCCTTTGGCTTCATCATCTCGGTCTACCTGCTGGCCAACTGCCGGTACATCGGGCCATG GCTGAAGAAGGTTCTGAAATGTCACATCCCAGATCCCTCAGAATTCTTCTCCCAGCTGAAGTCAGTGCATGGAGGAGATTTCCAG AAGtggctctcctctcccttcccctcgtCGTCCTTCAGCCCCAACACGCCGGCACCCGAGATCTCCCCGCTGGAGGTGCTGGACAGGGACGCCAAGGCCACACAGTTGCTCCTGCTACAGCAGGAGAAGGTGCCCTCCTCGTCCTCAGCCGAGACCAGCGGCCACTCGCTGACCAGCTGCTTCACCAATCAGGGCTATTTCTTCTTCCACCTCCCGGACGCTCTGGAGATCGAGGCCTGCCAGGTGTACTTCACCTATGACCCCTGCACGGAAGAGCCCGATGAGGCTGGGCCCGGGGCGCCTGCGGGGTCTCTCCTGCCACCCCTGCTGCCTCCGCCCGGGGAGGAAGACGCCTACTGCACCTTCCTCCTCGGCGGCCCGGGCCCCCCAAACACGGCCCCGGGGGGCACTGGAGCTCATGACAAGAAGCTGGCCCCCTCCCTGCAGGAGGGAGCTCCCAGAGACTGGGCCCCCCGGCCCCCGATGTCTCCCCCGCCAGGGGCACCTGAGCCGGTGGACATCCAGCCACCCCTGGAGGGCTCCGTGGAAGGAGCAAGAGAGGAGGGCCCGGGCCCGGGCcctggccctggggagggggtcagggtcAGCTTCCCCTGGGCCAGCCCTCCTGGGCAAGGCCAGCTCAgagcccctgcctcctgcctgacCCTGAACACCGATGCCTACCTGTCCCTCCAGGAGCTGCAGGATCAGGACCCAGCTCGCTCGGGGTAG